A window of the Lolium perenne isolate Kyuss_39 chromosome 7, Kyuss_2.0, whole genome shotgun sequence genome harbors these coding sequences:
- the LOC127324163 gene encoding uncharacterized protein At1g66480: MGNAIGGRRRRTARVMTVDGTTYKYRPPAAAAAALRDHPGHQLLESEDVRRLGVRARPLDDDAPLKPGRLYFLVALPRLARAPRRTWSGPLLHVGGAGERLEKLMLSSSTRRSASDVAAAMMAASPRCSSVEAAADGAVRLRMRLPKADVARLLEESRGDAAQAAERIMQLCVARDHCSAPATPLVPLPLPMPALASSDKKHATAGGKKEKKARFEAVPDEIIWF; encoded by the exons ATGGGCAACGCCAtcggcgggaggcggcggcggacggCGCGGGTGATGACGGTGGACGGGACGACGTACAAGTACCGCCCGccggcggcggccgccgcggcGCTGCGCGACCACCCGGGCCACCAGCTGCTGGAGTCGGAGGACGTGCGGCGGCTCGGGGTGCGGGCGCGCCCGCtggacgacgacgcgccgctcAAGCCCGGGCGGCTCTACTTCCTGGTGGCGCTGCCCCGGCTGGCCCGCGCGCCGCGCAGGACGTGGTCGGGCCCGCTCCTCCACGTGGGCGGCGCCGGGGAGCGGCTCGAGAAGCTCATGCTGTCGTCGTCGACGCGCCGGTCGGCCTCCGACGTGGCCGCCGCGATGATGGCGGCGTCTCCCCGGTGCTCCTCCGTGGAGGCCGCGGCAGACGGCGCGGTGCGGCTACGGATGCGGCTGCCCAAGGCCGACGTGGCGCGGCTCTTAGAGGAGAGCCGCGGCGACGCCGCCCAAGCCGCCGAGAGGATCATGCAGCTATGCGTCGCCAGGGACCACTGCTCCGCGCCGGCCACGCCCTTGGTGCCGCTTCCCCTGCCGATGCCGGCGCTCGCCTCCTCGGACAAGAAGCACGCTACTGCCGGCGGCAAGAAAGAG AAGAAGGCGAGGTTCGAGGCCGTGCCGGACGAAATCATCTGGTTCTGA